In the genome of Sebastes umbrosus isolate fSebUmb1 chromosome 14, fSebUmb1.pri, whole genome shotgun sequence, one region contains:
- the LOC119501145 gene encoding pentraxin fusion protein-like: MRLSAALILVSVVLTGGVTIKTMVFPSETATSYVEMVPQKPLNMNAFTLCMRVATELSGEREVILFAYRTGDFDELNVWRELDGR, translated from the exons ATGAGACTTTCAGCCGCCCTGATACTCGTCTCTGTGGTGTTGACcg GGGGGGTGACCATTAAGACCATGGTGTTCCCCTCTGAGACGGCGACCAGTTATGTGGAGATGGTCCCCCAGAAGCCCCTCAACATGAATGCCTTCACTCTGTGCATGCGCGTGGCCACGGAGCTCAGCGGAGAGCGTGAGGTCATCCTGTTTGCCTACCGGACCGGAGACTTTGACGAGCTGAATGTGTGGCGTGAGCTGGACGGCAGGTAG
- the tsen54 gene encoding tRNA-splicing endonuclease subunit Sen54 — MADHNKTDSQLKFYSEILSPSELFAARSRSHKIPVRGQKDFFPNDSDEQRQRLEQSLNEHWSLVSEERVEKLGNLVKATWIPGEQIVELQSPAGKFWQTMGFSANGKQVLLPEEALYLMECGNVQVFYRDLPLSIQDGYEKFLSSSTVSLQQYQVFGHLKRLGYVVHRFDPSSEPSSYERQLNLPQSRDRAGKQLKRKRSASPTPTPTPTTTSSHTEAQEESTTDRMEEDVCSHEGEDDKKLAESHLVMSPETSGTQTPTASSAEEGKGRTWWMTDVPGDLPDHQPASGTSRWDFSSIPFPDLGSRERLSSCLASPDPSLLPGSFAAGVCDVAPWRQRINVREVKMSSKEQNREDDKRKRRRDVNKDREVRRCRNWAEYRKLLARRQARGKGRPAHLWNREVNPLHDPRHLIPTGELLDKISVTKSTHLLEGASRLRGSDESRMCFNIYQPDTVADFKKSNPGKPYSRMCVCSFDAPVPDLRVMKMLAFQSGDIPVVFAVVDHGDISFYTFKGFQLPTDVFP, encoded by the exons ATGGCGGACCACAACAAGACGGACAGCCAGCTGAAGTTCTACAGTGAGATATTAAG TCCCTCTGAGCTGTTTGCAGCCCGGTCCAGGAGTCACAAGATCCCCGTCAGAGGACAGAAGGACTTCTTCCCCAATGACTCAGACGAGCAACGACAGCGGCTTGAGCAGAGTCTGAATGAGCACTGGAGCCTCGTATCAGAGGAGAGAGTGGAGAAACT gGGAAACCTCGTGAAGGCCACATGGATTCCAGGCGAGCAGATCGTGGAGCTTCAGTCTCCAGCT gGAAAGTTTTGGCAGACGATGGGCTTTTCTGCCAACGGCAAGCAGGTTCTCCTCCCTGAAGAGGCTCTCTACCTGATGGAGTGT GGAAACGTGCAGGTGTTTTACCGGGACCTGCCGCTGTCCATCCAGGACGGGTACGAGAAGTTTCTGTCCTCGAGCACAGTGAGCCTCCAGCAATATCAG gtgtTCGGGCATTTGAAGAGGCTTGGCTATGTGGTGCACAGGTTTGATCCCAG TTCGGAGCCATCGTCCTATGAGAGGCAGCTGAACCTGCCGCAGTCACGTGACAGAGCGGGGAAACAACTGAAGAGGAAGCGCAGCGCCAGCCCGactcccacccccacccccaccacaACATCTAG TCACACTGAAGCACAAGAAGAATCCACAACTGACAGAATGGAGGAGGATGTATGCAGCCATGAAGGTGAGGATGATAAAAAACTTGCTGAGTCACACCTGGTGATGTCTCCAGAGACTTCAGGGACCCAGACTCCCACTGCAAGTTCAGCAGAGGAAGGGAAGGGCAGGACCTGGTGGATGACGGATGTTCCCGGGGACCTACCAGATCACCAGCCCGCCTCTGGTACCTCACGCTGGGACTTCAGCTCCATCCCTTTCCCTGACCTGGGCTCCAGGGAGCGCCTCTCCAGCTGCCTGGCCTCTCCAGACCCCTCTCTGCTCCCAGGGTCTTTTGCTGCTGGAGTCTGTGACGTTGCTCCCTGGAGGCAGAGAATAAACGTGAGGGAGGTGAAGATGTCCTCAAAGGAGCAGAACAGGGAAGATGACAAGCGGAAGCGCCGGAGGGACGTCAACAAGGACAGAGAG GTTCGGCGGTGCAGAAATTGGGCGGAGTATCGTAAGCTCCTGGCAAGGCGGCAGGCGAGGGGTAAAGGCCGACCAGCTCACCTGTGGAACAGGGAAGTCAATCCTTTACATGACCCGAGACATCTAATCCCCACTG GGGAGCTGCTGGATAAAATCAGTGTGACTAAATCTACACATTTACTCGAGGGAGCGTCCAG GTTAAGAGGCTCTGATGAGTCGAGGATGTGTTTCAATATTTACCAACCGGATACGGTGGCTGACTTCAAGAAGAGCAACCCGGGGAAACCTTACTCccggatgtgtgtgtgcag TTTCGATGCCCCCGTGCCGGACCTGCGAGTCATGAAGATGCTGGCCTTCCAGAGCGGCGACATCCCGGTGGTCTTTGCTGTGGTGGACCACGGAGACATCTCCTTCTACACCTTCAAGGGCTTCCAGCTGCCCACTGATGTGTTCCCCTGA